Proteins from a genomic interval of Gossypium hirsutum isolate 1008001.06 chromosome A09, Gossypium_hirsutum_v2.1, whole genome shotgun sequence:
- the LOC121206374 gene encoding protein unc-13 homolog, with protein MDHRSQRELCAGSLHGATNTNTNTGTSLPTTTTTPTPVLEEYEIDLEWPFEYLDGLDCDAIREAAYEIFFTACRSSPGFGGRNTSMSSSHDHHGNVVDGGGNESHGSGSTNGRVNGVVMTPTSNVKKALGLKMLKKSPSRRMSFIPTGYNGGGGMSGTSSFVSQGHCSINTGSGNGMGFSSAQNPWPRRPLTSAELMRQQMRVTEQSDHRLRKTLTRTLAGQTGKRSETIILPLELLRHLKPSEFNDPHEYHAWQKRQLKILEIGLILYPSIPIDKANSFMIRLRDIIRAGELKAIDTSKNSDMMRTLCNSIVSLCWRSSNGAPTTVCHWADGYPLHVHIYTALLRSIFSTRDETLVLDEVDELLELMKKTWSTLGFNKPMHNACFAWVLFEQYVVTNQVEPDLLRAAFTMLSEVENDVKKSNRDETYMKILSSMLVVMQNWAEKKLLNYHEYFNRGTIGGIDNLLPLGILSTKILAECRRIETEEGKKADVKVSDSSGNRIDHYIRSSMKNAFARINDNVKNATMGGRGEAYENLLQLAKETEDLAAQERELFSPILKKWHTTAGSIAAVTLHQCYGEVLKQHLAGTKMLNSEIVGVLQRAAKLEKVLVQMVVEDFDECGNGGKVIVREMMPYEVDTVTIRLLGQWIDERLKKGKKLLLSAKKTETWNPKSKTELYAHSAVELMALIKETVNDFFEIPVGVTEDLILDLAEGLEKIIEEYIIFVASCGSKQNYLPALPPLTRCNQDSMFSRFWKRASPCGVRVEDMHQLMTTKYQHPSPSTSIGTQCLYVRLNTLHYLITHIHSLDKTLAVSPRVLSRSRLSSRKQNVTSFSYFEQTNQSIQSACEHVSEVAAYRLIFLDSSLVFYESLYAGSVTSSRLRPTVRILKENLTVLTTILTDQAQALAMKEVMKASFEAFLMVLLAGVPSRIFNRSDYEMIEEDFDSLKRVFCGIPEDVIQKEAEKAEGVISLMGQSTEQLIEDFSIVTCETSGIGFIGIGQKLPMPPTTGRWNRSDPNTILRVLCHRNDRTANLFLKKSFQLAKRNL; from the exons ATGGACCACCGTTCACAACGGGAGTTGTGCGCCGGTTCCCTCCATGGCGCCACAAACACAAACACCAACACCGGCACTTCCCTTCCCACCACCACCACAACCCCAACCCCAGTATTGGAAGAGTACGAAATCGACCTGGAATGGCCTTTCGAATACCTCGATGGTCTCGACTGTGACGCCATCCGTGAAGCAGCTTACGAGATTTTCTTCACCGCTTGTCGTTCATCGCCGGGGTTCGGAGGACGGAACACTTCGATGTCATCTTCGCATGATCACCATGGGAATGTTGTGGATGGAGGAGGGAATGAATCGCACGGGTCAGGTTCAACAAACGGGCGGGTGAATGGGGTGGTAATGACCCCGACGAGTAACGTTAAAAAGGCTTTGGGTTTAAAGATGTTGAAAAAGTCGCCTTCTCGGAGGATGTCGTTTATTCCGACGGGCTATAATGGCGGCGGCGGAATGTCTGGGACGTCGTCGTTTGTTTCTCAAGGACATTGTAGTATTAACACCGGTTCTGGCAATGGAATGGGGTTTTCTTCGGCGCAGAATCCCTGGCCACGGCGGCCGTTGACGTCGGCAGAACTTATGAGGCAACAAATGAGGGTGACAGAACAAAGTGATCATAGGCTTAGGAAGACTCTCACCAGAACCCTCGCGGGCCAA ACAGGAAAGAGATCAGAGACTATAATCCTTCCACTAGAGCTTCTTCGGCATTTAAAACCATCCGAATTCAATGACCCGCACGAGTACCATGCATGGCAAAAACGTCAGCTAAAGATACTAGAAATAGGCCTTATCCTTTATCCATCAATACCTATAGACAAAGCCAATTCTTTCATGATCCGTCTCCGCGACATAATCCGAGCCGGTGAGTTGAAAGCCATCGACACCAGCAAGAATTCCGACATGATGCGTACGTTGTGCAACAGCATCGTGTCTTTATGTTGGCGGAGCAGCAATGGCGCTCCTACTACAGTTTGTCATTGGGCCGATGGGTACCCTCTCCATGTACACATCTATACCGCTCTCCTTAGATCCATTTTCAGCACTAGGGACGAGACGTTAGTGTTGGACGAGGTTGATGAATTGCTCGAATTGATGAAGAAGACGTGGTCTACGTTGGGGTTCAATAAGCCGATGCACAACGCGTGTTTTGCTTGGGTGCTTTTTGAACAATACGTCGTGACAAACCAAGTGGAACCCGACCTCCTTCGCGCAGCGTTTACTATGTTGTCGGAGGTGGAGAACGACGTGAAGAAGTCGAATCGGGACGAAACGTACATGAAAATATTGTCGTCCATGTTGGTTGTGATGCAAAATTGGGCGGAAAAAAAGTTGCTTAACTACCATGAGTATTTCAATAGAGGAACTATTGGTGGGATTGATAATCTTTTACCTTTGGGAATATTATCGACGAAGATTTTGGCCGAATGCCGTCGGATCGAAACAGAGGAGGGCAAGAAAGCGGATGTAAAAGTCTCGGATTCGTCCGGTAACCGTATTGATCACTACATTCGATCTTCCATGAAGAATGCTTTTGCAAGG ATCAATGATAATGTGAAAAATGCTACCATGGGAGGAAGAGGGGAAGCTTATGAAAATTTACTTCAATTGGCTAAAGAAACCGAGGATTTAGCCGCGCAAGAGAGGGAGTTATTTAGTCCAATATTGAAGAAATGGCATACAACTGCGGGCAGTATTGCAGCCGTGACGCTGCATCAATGTTACGGAGAAGTGTTGAAACAACATTTAGCCGGGACGAAAATGCTGAACAGTGAGATTGTCGGGGTGCTACAACGAGCTGCGAAACTCGAAAAAGTCTTGGTTCAAATGGTGGTTGAAGATTTTGATGAGTGCGGCAACGGAGGCAAAGTGATTGTTAGAGAAATGATGCCTTATGAAGTTGATACAGTCACAATAAGGCTATTGGGACAATGGATCGATGAAAGATTAAAGAAAGGGAAAAAGTTACTTCTGAGTGCAAAGAAAACTGAA ACATGGAACCCGAAGTCGAAAACCGAGCTGTACGCGCATTCGGCGGTCGAGTTGATGGCATTAATAAAGGAAACTgtgaatgatttttttgaaattccGGTCGGGGTTACTGAGGATTTGATTCTTGATTTAGCCGAAGGTCTAGAGAAAATCATTGAAGAATATATCATCTTTGTAGCATCATGCG GTTCCAAGCAGAATTATCTTCCAGCACTTCCTCCATTAACGAGATGCAACCAAGATTCGATGttttcgaggttttggaaaaggGCTAGTCCATGCGGGGTTCGTGTCGAGGACATGCACCAACTTATGACCACTAAATACCAACATCCGTCCCCATCGACGAGCATTGGGACGCAATGCCTTTACGTTCGCCTCAACACATTGCATTACTTGATCACCCACATCCATTCCCTCGACAAGACCCTCGCAGTCTCGCCGAGGGTTTTGTCGAGGAGTCGTTTAAGCAGCCGTAAGCAGAACGTTACTTCCTTTTCCTACTTCGAACAAACGAACCAATCGATCCAATCCGCATGCGAACACGTATCGGAAGTCGCCGCGTACCGCCTTATCTTCCTCGACTCGAGCCTCGTCTTTTACGAAAGCCTCTACGCCGGCAGTGTAACCAGCTCAAGACTCCGGCCCACCGTACGAATCCTCAAAGAAAACCTCACCGTTCTCACCACTATCCTAACGGACCAAGCACAAGCATTAGCAATGAAAGAAGTAATGAAAGCGTCATTCGAAGCATTCCTCATGGTACTCCTCGCCGGAGTTCCATCTCGGATCTTCAACCGGTCAGATTATGAGATGATCGAAGAAGATTTCGATAGCTTAAAAAGGGTGTTCTGCGGTATACCCGAAGATGTAATCCAAAAAGAAGCCGAGAAAGCTGAAGGAGTAATATCCTTGATGGGGCAAAGCACCGAACAGTTAATAGAAGATTTCAGCATCGTTACCTGTGAGACCAGTGGAATAGGGTTCATCGGCATAGGTCAAAAATTACCGATGCCACCGACGACGGGAAGATGGAATAGATCGGACCCAAACACGATACTACGAGTATTGTGCCATAGAAATGATCGAACGGCTAACTTGTTCTTGAAGAAATCGTTTCAATTGGCCAAAAGGAACTTGTAA
- the LOC107928988 gene encoding cyanate hydratase, whose amino-acid sequence MEDGQSKHTISSRLQAVKQKSGKSYNQIAEETGLTNVYVAQLLKRQAQLKPETAPKLRAALPELPEELLHEMMKPPLRSYDPNLIQEPTVYRLNEAVMHFGESIKEIINEEFGDGIMSAIDFYCSVDKVKGVDGKDRVVVTLDGKYLPYSEQKSEHMVSRLRLQ is encoded by the exons ATGGAGGACGGCCAAAGCAAACACACTATCAGCAGCCGCCTGCAAGCCGTAAAGCAAAAATCTGGCAAATCCTATAATCAAATAGCCGAAGAAACCGGCTTAACCAACGTTTACGTGGCTCAGCTCCTCAAACGCCAGGCTCAGCTCAAGCCTGAAACCGCTCCTAAGCTAAGGGCAGCCTTGCCCGAATTGCCTGAGGAGCTTCTCCATGAGATGATGAAACCACCGTTACGGTCCTATGATCCGAACCTTATCCAAGAACCCACTGTTTACAG GTTGAATGAGGCAGTGATGCATTTTGGTGAGAGCATAAAGGAGATTATCAATGAAGAGTTTGGTGATGGGAt CATGTCAGCTATAGACTTCTACTGCTCTGTTGACAAAGTTAAAGGCGTGGACGGGAAAGACCGTGTTGTCGTCACACTTGATGGAAAGTACTTGCCGTACAGTGAACAG AAATCTGAGCATATGGTTTCAAGATTAAGGCTGCAATGA